The Salvelinus namaycush isolate Seneca chromosome 30, SaNama_1.0, whole genome shotgun sequence region GTAACAGCAGAGCCGGAAGCCATAAGGGACAGTGTCAAGAACACAGTTGGCTGTGGACCTACTACACTCAATTATTCTATGTCCAGCTAATTCTTTCAATGGGTGTACTTTGTCAAACTCCAACTTGCAGTCTTGCATTAATGAAGATGTTACTATGTGCTAGCATTTCTGATATTTTCAGGATATGATGTCTCAGTTAATACTTATCTGGATTTTTAACATACCTTTATCAATGTCTTGAAAGGCATGGTCAAATAATGGGGACACTTGTTTTGTGTCAAAATtagtatttttccttcattttATAGTGAGTTTCTGCTAAGGCCAGTGTCTGATCACAATGAAATAAAATGGCATTTTGAACCTAAAAGCATGACCAACATTTAGAATAAATGTCCTTTTACAGTGCAGGGCTGTCCATTGGATAAATAGACACCATACTCATCCTGGTTGTAGCTTGAAGTCTGAGCACATTCTCACAGAGCACATGCTAGTTTTGGACCTCGGGGCACCAGGCTCATAATTTGATTTCTAACTTAGCAGAGTTTAATTTATTTCCTCAGATGGTGACCGCTGTGGAGAAAATTGAATTGCCTATATCATCCCTTATGATAATCGTGCCGGTTTAATTCACACACCCCAAGAGAGAAAAATGCTGTTAAAATTGTGCCAGACTTCAGCAAATTACAGTCTCAGTTTGAGATTTTAAACATATAAAAATAGCATATAGTCCAATTGTAATGTTAATTTTACACTCCAGCAAATACTGTATTTTGATTCTccacatgtcacaccctgatctgtttcacctgttttgtgcttgtctccaccccccaccaggtgtctcccatttgtccccattatcccctgtgtatttatacaagtgttttctgtttgtctgttgccagttagtcTTGTCAGCGTGTTTTCCCTGTTTGAGTCGCTGTTTTCTAGTCTTCCCAGTTTTGACTgctctgaccctgcctgccgttctgtccctCCTTGACTCTggcctggattactgacctctaccTGCCCCCTTGTATAATAAATAtgagaactgtactatccgcctcctgtgtctgcatctgggtcacaTCCTGAGTTGTGTGGGCCTATTGGGTTATGTACACCATCTCTGGGTAGTGTTCCTTCTCAGTTTGAATTAGCATCTTATCAAAAGGAATTAACACAAAATGTGACACTTGCTGAATAATGAGACTATTTCAGTAATAGTTAGTCTCCCACTTAATGGTCATCTACTATGCGAACAGCAGGTTGatgtttgtcatgaatcttgccctggaggcagaactgagccaTTTCCGCTAGCTGCAGTCAAAATGTTATTTATGGTCTTaatttaagtttaggcattagggttagcagtgtagttaaggttgtttaaaatcagatttgtatgactttgtggctgtgccagctagtgactactcagcagagctgcctccagaacaagattcttGAAGAAAAATGCTTACCTGCCTGTGATTGCAGTGTCAGGCATATACTCACTCCTGTGGTGCTGCCCTTACACAACCTACTTTTGGAGCACATCCTTCGTCACTCTCTTGACTCCCTAATGCCCAAGTGTCACTAATTGTGGCAACTTTTGTACCCTGAGGCTGGAATTACTTTTTCGATacagcaaatgtattaaatatgaaACAGATGTATAATTTTTCAATTTGTATGGGAAAATTGTAGTTTAGCATTTGCTTTGTAGTTCTAATTTCAATCATTATGTGCATAGGAAATAGTCCGAGTTGAGTGGACCAAATTTGTAGAACAGCTTTAATTGTATTTAAAAACCACTAGCATGACAACTTTTGAGAGAGTAAGGAACCCATAAAAAGTATTATTTCTTAGAGCTCAGTGAGATCAATTTCCAGAGAGATAACAGGCATTATGATATTGGGAATTGAGTCTTGGGGAATATTTTGACTAATAATTTCATGCATGCTGTCATGGAGAATAATCGTCTAACAGCTTTGAAGATCTTTGTAATGAGACCGTATTTCTATCCAtaactttttgttgttgtaaataacACGTTGGTGACCTGTGCTTATATCTTTGTCCTTACAAAGGAATGATTGTAAACTGCATAACATTTTGCCCTGGGTACATTCAACCCATGTGTTAGTAGTCTGCTTCTTGTTGGCTCGAGATGTAAAAAATATTTCTTATACAATGGATGCTTTGGAACATGTGAAGCAGAATAAATAAAGTTAATGTTTATTTTTCTGTACTCTTATTGGTAGAAGGCacatctacactgctcaaaaaaataaagggaacactaaaatagcacatcctagatctgaatgaatgaaacattcttattaaatacttttttctttacatagttgaatgtgctgacaacaaaatcacacaaaaatgatcaatggaaatcaaatttatcaacccatggaggtttGGATTTgtagtcacactcaaaattaaagtggaaaaccacactacaggctgatccaactttgatgtaatgttcttaaaacaagtcaaaatgaggctcagtagtgtgtgtggcctccacgtgcctgtatgacctccctacaacgcctgggcatgctcctaatgaggtggcggatggtctcctgagggatctcctcccagacctggactaaagcatccaccaactcctggacagtctgtggtgtggcgttggtggatggagcgagacatgatgtcccagatgtgctcaattggattcaggtctggggaacgggcgggccagtccatagcatcaatgccttcctcttgcaggaactgctgacacactccagccacatgaggtctagcattgtcttgcattaggaggaacccagggccaaccgcaccagcatatggtctcacaaggggtctgaggatctcatctcggtacctaatggcagtcaggctacctctggcgagcacatggagggctgtgcggccccacaaagaaatgccaccccacaccatgactgacccaccgccaaaccggtcatgctggaggatgttgcaggcagcagaacgttctccacggcgtctccagactctgtcacgtctgtcacgtgctcagtgtgaacctgctttcatctgtgaagagcacagggcgccagtggcgaatttgccaatcttggtgttctctggcaaatgccaaacgtcctgcacggtgttgggctgtaagcacaacccccacctgtggacgtcaggccctcataccaccctcatagagtctgtttctgaccgtttgagcagacacatgcacatttgtggcctgctggaggtcattttgcagggctctggcagtgctcctcctgctcctccttgcacaaaggcggaggtagcggtcctgctgctgggttgttgccctcctacggcctcctccacgtctcctgatgtactggcctgtctcctggtagcgcctccatgctctggacactacgctgacagacacagcaaaccttcttgccacagctcgcattgatgtgccatcctggatgagctgcactacctgagccacttgtgtgggttgtagactccgtctcatgctaccactagagtgaaagcaccgccagcattcaaaagtgaccaaaacatcagccaggaagcataggaactgagaagtggtctgtggtcaccacctgcagaaccactcctttattgggggtgtcttgctaattgcctataatttccaccttttgtctattccatttgcacaacagcatgtgaaatttattgtcaatcagtgttgcttcctaagtggacagtttgatttcacagaagtgtgattgacttggagttacattgtgttgtttaagtgttccctttatttttttgagcagtgtatgtcaGTGAACTTGAACATGCCCATAGGGAGAGCTTATAGCAGCATGATGCTAATCGACTCATGAGACATTAAACCTCAACAATATTCAAAATATACAAATCAATTTAATCCAATAATAACATTTAAATCATTTGTGGTCTTGAATataaaagtgttaaaaaaattcTATATAACCTGTACGGAACTGCTTTTTAACATGCACACAGTGCCCTCTTTTGGTCTGCTATGGTATGGCAGGTAAGGTCTGTTTCTACTAGTGCTACAGTCTACTAGAGTTTAAACATACAGTCAAAATGTAATCTCTACTCAGCACATCCAACTAATGAATAAATATCAAAGACAAACAAATGTTTACcttttgtttttatttacatAAATACTTAAGTGGGCTCAAGCGGGACATGGGTCCATCAACAGTACAGTCATTATATATAGGTGTGGGCATTTTATCTCTGGGGTAGATGGTTACTTGTCAGCTGGCTTATCCCCAGCTGACAGCTCAGGTGCCTTGGCCTCACGGTGGGCTGGGAACACCTCCCATGGGCTGTTCAGGTCAAACTTCCGAAACTCCTGTGAGAGCTCCACAGGTTCTGCCACCACACGCTTCACCTCATCATCATAACGCACCTGAGATGTACCAGATGGACAGAATGAAAAATATGGTAGATACCTGTGGAGGTTGATGATtgtaggacagctcataataatggctggaacagagcaaatggaaatggcatcaaacacatggaaaccatatatttgataccattccactcattcagCCATTgtcacgagcccgtcctccccaattaaggtgccaccaacctcctgtggtagatACAACACTTCAGTAATGTGAAGTCACATGTACAGATCTTAGGATAGCATTAGGTTATAATTCGGCCTTTAATGCATGTAAACTACATGGGACATTTCTCAGCATTCACGTCTGACCTTACCTCCACAAATCCAGACAGTGGGAAGTCCTTCCTAAATGGATGCCCCTCAAACCCATAATCTGTCAGAATACGTCTCAGGTCAGGGTGGTTGGCGAAGAAAACTCCATACATGTCCCACACCTAATGACAAGCACAAAACATATCCTTTCATAGTGTTGGAAAGGGAGGGTATATTTCTGAAAACTTTCTAAGTTtcccagtaaactaccagaattttggtaaCATTCATGTTGTTTTTATGACATCTAGTGgcctttttgggtacttcagattatccaGGTGTCTGTAGTTATATCTGGCCCTCTGTGGggccatcaacttagtgaatatcATTGTTGTTTAATATATGCGTTTCAGTATGAAATATCCATTATATTTCCCCCCACacttattttactatgtcaatatgtatttgttATAAATATATTGGTGCCAAACTGCTGGCAGTTGTGAAAAATGTCAATAGTTGGAAaagttgcagagttaattgaaataatgccattgttgattagatgctctTTTTCAATAATTAgatattttctcttgaaccatatggccTCCACTAAAAACCCATGTAGAATATGAACAGATATAAAATGTATactatgaagaaaaaaaaatgtattagagTATAACTGACCAAAGTTACAATAGATTGCCATAGATGACCTGTTAATTACCGAAGATTccagtaactttggtaaattactgcTAGTTTTACAAACCTATCCTTTCATGAGCATTTGCCTTTGGCAGGCAAAACATAAATCCTGAGCTGCCAACACAAAAAAATGGTACATTAAAATCTTTTAACCCTTCAAGCAAAGCATTCTTACGATGTCACTGTCAGACTTACCTCCCTCTCGTACCAGTTGGCTGCGTTGTGGACTGACACAGAGGAGTCTACTGGGGTGAGCTCGTCGGTGTAGGTCTTCAAACGGATCCGGGAGTTGTAGCGCAGGGAGAGCAGGTTGTACACAATCTATTCACCATCAAAGAAAACAGATTTaggcataaaaataaataaaaactctgAATAGATCAGGGTTCGTCAAAACAATCTGGTTAAATTCTTACTTATGGGGCTGGGGGTATGGAAGGAATGGTACCTCAAAGCGATTCTGGCGGGTGGGAATGTCCACTGCAGTAAGGTCAATCATGTTTCGGAACTGAGCGTTGCTGTGGTCTCTCAGAAAGGTCAACACAGGGATGACCCCGTCAGGATGGATCATCACCTCCAACTCATTGTAACACGTCACCTGAAGATATAACATGCATCCTTGTGAAGCTCATATGGCTTCAAAATGACATTCAATTAGCTATACAAAAACATCAAGCTTTCTAAGAAGGTAAATTAAGATTAAGATTACTTTAGTGGTCAATTGTACACAAGGTCCAACCGAAATTAACTGCTTTTAACCCAAACCCTCAAATTTTTGGAgaggtgcgaggggctgccacactGGGTGCCCGGGGacctgttgttgtggggggttaagggccttgctcaagggcacaatggcatctaggatttgataccagcaactTCCCGGTTGCCAGCTTAATTCCCAAGTGTGGGCTCCTTTCTAACCTTATGTGTATTTTCCCAATGTTTTAGATGCACCATACGCATTTAGGATTTACAGTATAGTTTCCCTAAATGGTTGCTCATGGTATGATTGTGTGGAAGTCTTCGTGTTAAAGCTAACTGTATTCATTACAGTTGGTGCAATTACATTATCTTACCTGGACTTGCTGCACATATTTAGGAAGCATTTCAGCCACATATTCTCCAAAAGTAGCAAGTTGGTTATGGGTGACCGCATCCTTGGGTCTGACAGTGGCTACATAGATGGGCACATGAAATAGATTCAAATAAAAGGAAGAGGCGATACAGTTATTGTTGCACTCAATCATCTATTGTATTCAGTGTCGCAAAGATCACTGACGGAATTGAAAGCTAAATGGTTAGATAACTATACTACATTGGGGATGGACTAGGACTTTGCGGGTTCAACatactgatgatgatgattatcTGCAATGTACACCATAAAGACAAATGCCACGGCCTGGGTGAATTCTATTATACACTGGTATACTCACGTTTTGTTTCAGTAGTCTCGGATCTCGCTTGCACGAGACATGGGCTTTGATTGGCAACTGTAACATATTACATAAAATAACATTACATACACAATGGCTAGCTAATGTTAAAACAGGTTGGATTACCAGCATGGTCCTCTCCTCTGAGCTAGTTGACTGCTCGCTAACTAGCAGCTAAGTTACTAACACTTTCACGTTACTTGACTCAGTTATGGCTACATAACATTGTCATAACAAGAATATTGCTAGCTaatagatacactacatgaccaaaagtatgtggacacctgctcgtcaaacacctcattcaaaaatcatgggcattaatatggagttggtccctcccccatttgctgctataacagcctccactcttctgggaaggctttatactagatgtttgaacatttGCTGCGgggtcttgcttccattcagccacaagagcattaggcatggctcgcagtcagcgttccaattcatcacaaaggtgttcgatggggttgaggtcagggctctgtgcaggccagttaagttcttccacaccaatctcaacaaaccatttctgtatagacctcactttgtgcacaggggcattgtcatcctgaaataggaaagggccttccccaaactgttgccaaagtTGAAAGCAccgaatcatctagaatgtcattgtatgctgtagcgttaagatttcccttcactggaactaagggtcctagcccgaaccaagaacagccccagaccattattcctcctccaccgaactttacagttggcactatgcattcgggcaggtagtgttctccttgcatccgccaaacccagatttgtctgttggactgccagatggtaaagcgtgattcatcactccagaaaacacgtttccactgctccagagtccaatggcagtgagctttacaccacttcagccaacgcttggcattggaCATTGTGATGTTAGACTTGTGTGGCTGCTCGACCATgaaaaacccatttcatgaagctcccgacgaacagttcttgtgctgacattgcctccagtggcagtttggaactcggtagtgagtgttgcaaccgaggacagacgatattTACACACTAAAGCACTCGgtggtccagttctgtgagcttgggtGGCCTGCCACTtcccggctgagccgttgttgctcctagacgtttccacttcacaataacagcacttacagttgaccagggcggCTCTAGCAGACAAACTGacaacggtgccacgttgaaagtcactgagctcttcagtatggccattctactgccaatgtttgtctatggagattgcatggctgtgtgctcgattttatacacctgtcagcaaagggtggCCGAAATTGCCGAATCCACAatttttaaggggtgtccacatacctttgtatatatagtgtatacaaGGCATACATGCCCGTTAGTGTCAGTTTATAACTGACATTACAATGTGTGTTCCAGACGTCGTCTGTTTCTGTCGTACTGCGCAGATAATCAAAATCGGACTTGCGTTCACAAGCTTCTAGATGGGCAGTGACAACTAAAATCCCGACCTGGAACATAACCACTGACTTGCTAGTAAATTTGATGGAAGGTCAAGTGAGAATCGGCCGACTACAGATAGCGCGATCTTAACAACAATATAAGTACGTTATCACGCACATTAACTAAACATTAAGACAGCATGTTAGTGCACAGTTACCACTCGAAATGTACTTACGATTCAAAGTCCTGCTGAAACCTCCGCGAACAAAACGCACTAACGATGCCGCCATGTTTTTTCAATGAcgtaatcattttttttttttttttttttttaaattccacACCCGCATTTTAGAGTAGGCGTTCCCTGGCGGAAATATGCAGATGAGTGCTAGTACGCGCGGATAGGATCTCGCTAGGTCGTGCTTGGCTTTGCTTTTTCTGCCTGCTATGACTAATTTGTTCACGTTgtaaacgacaggctgtggtccatcttggtttagttatataAATCTTTGTTAAAAGTTTTTGCATCACCGCCATTTACAGATGAAGTGATGCAGTAGAATCAACGGTTGATGGTCTTTGTTTTACCATTTACTTTTAATGCAAATTTCAGACAGGTAATTTAACATGGGATAGATCTCATCAAGAGCTATCTGTTGCTATACTAATTTTTATCCAAAATGTATACTAGCCTGGTTGCTGGTCTCTGTTCAGGTACATTCAACTCCCTGTGGAATGTTAAGACTGATATCCAGGGCTACACGtagtctgctgttgtgaggccagtagcgggtactgccaaattctctaaaatggtggcttatggttgagaaattaacataaaattctcttgctacagctctgttggacattcctgcagtcagcatgccaattgcatgctccctcaacttgcgacatctgtggcattgtgttgtgacaaaacggcacattttaaagtggccttttgtccccagcataaggtgcacctatgtaatgatcacaATGTTTAGTCAGtttcttcatatgccacacctgtcaggtggaaggattatctgagcaaaggagaaatgctcactaacaaggatgcaaacaaatgtgtgcacacaattttagagaaataacctttttgtgcatatggaacctttctgtgatcttttatttcagctcatgaaaaatgggaccaacactttacatgttgcgtttat contains the following coding sequences:
- the LOC120025023 gene encoding NADH dehydrogenase [ubiquinone] iron-sulfur protein 3, mitochondrial-like is translated as MAASLVRFVRGGFSRTLNLANQSPCLVQARSETTETKPTVRPKDAVTHNQLATFGEYVAEMLPKYVQQVQVTCYNELEVMIHPDGVIPVLTFLRDHSNAQFRNMIDLTAVDIPTRQNRFEIVYNLLSLRYNSRIRLKTYTDELTPVDSSVSVHNAANWYEREVWDMYGVFFANHPDLRRILTDYGFEGHPFRKDFPLSGFVEVRYDDEVKRVVAEPVELSQEFRKFDLNSPWEVFPAHREAKAPELSAGDKPADK